Within Amycolatopsis sp. FDAARGOS 1241, the genomic segment CCGGCCACGGCGAGGTGGTTCTCCAGGAACGCGTGCAGGGTCGCGCGAGCCGCGGAGCGAGCGGGTGCCGCGGCGGTCGCCGCGCGGTCGGTCATCAGTACTTCACCCTCGGGTCGAGCACGGCGTAACCGAGGTCCGCGAGCAGGGAGCCGGCCACGGTCGCGAGCGCGACGACGAGGCCGATCCCGAGCAACACCGGGTAGTCGTGCACCTGGGCACCCTGGATGAACGTGAAGCCCATGCCCGGGTAGTTGAACACCTGCTCGGTGATGAGCGCACCCGCGAACAGCTGCGGCAGCGAGAGCCCGAGCAGCGTGACGATCGGGATCAGCGAGTTGCGCAGCACGTGGCGCGTCAGCACCCGGCCGTCGCTCGCCCCGCCGGCGAGCGCGGTGCGCACGTAGTCCTGGCTGAGGTTCTCCATCACCGACGAGCGCGCGTAGCGGCTGAACGTGGCGATGGTGATCAGCGCCAGCGTGAGCACCGGCAGGATCAGCGCCGGCGCCTGGGACAGGATCTCGCCGAGCGAATCGCCGCTCGGGCCGAGCGGCGAGAACCACTGCAGCTGCACGGCGAACAGCAGCACGAGGACCTCGCCGAGGAAGAAGCTGGGCATCGAGTAGAACGCGAACGACAGCCCGGTCGCCACGTAGTCGCCGAAGGTGTTGCGCTTGCGCGCCTGGTACACGCCCAGTGATACCGCCACCACCAGGGCGACCAAAGTGGACAGTGTCATGAGGAGGAGCGTCTTGGGCAGGTGGTCGGCGATCACGTCGGTCACCGGCTGGTTGAGCTTGTACGAATAGCCGAGGTCGCCCTGCAGCACGCGCCCCGCCCACGTGAGGAACTGCGCGGGCAGCGGTCGGTCGTAGCCGTTGTCGTGCAGGAAGGTCCGGACCTGCAGCGCCGTGGCCTTCGGGCCGAGGATCGCGCGAGCCGGGCCGCCCGGCAGGAGGTGCAGCAGCACGAAGGTCACCACCGCGACGAGCACGACCACCACGACGGACTGCAGGACGCGGCGCGCCAGGTACCCCGCCATCACCCGTCCCCAGGAATCGTTCCAGTACTTGCCCGGTGCATAGACCTACACCGGCAATGC encodes:
- a CDS encoding ABC transporter permease — encoded protein: MAGYLARRVLQSVVVVVLVAVVTFVLLHLLPGGPARAILGPKATALQVRTFLHDNGYDRPLPAQFLTWAGRVLQGDLGYSYKLNQPVTDVIADHLPKTLLLMTLSTLVALVVAVSLGVYQARKRNTFGDYVATGLSFAFYSMPSFFLGEVLVLLFAVQLQWFSPLGPSGDSLGEILSQAPALILPVLTLALITIATFSRYARSSVMENLSQDYVRTALAGGASDGRVLTRHVLRNSLIPIVTLLGLSLPQLFAGALITEQVFNYPGMGFTFIQGAQVHDYPVLLGIGLVVALATVAGSLLADLGYAVLDPRVKY